In a genomic window of Carassius carassius chromosome 43, fCarCar2.1, whole genome shotgun sequence:
- the LOC132125237 gene encoding nuclear factor of activated T-cells 5-like isoform X1, with translation MPSDFISLLSADIDPSSPKSLYSKESVYDLLPKELQLPSIVQQDSPSMSQKSGGEAGPPPPAALASDAAATCAAASSPGGLSTLPSCPSMLSATSAPEQASRLHSGPAAEGMPERMGVEPGSVVSVSAVDTVGATQSQATPSKRRTVLSISPPPEDLLDDSRMSCQDDVLPNPDSEQSSSMWMDDSVSNFSMGSSSSYNDNTEVPRKSRKRTPRQRPGPKPAAREEASMDVFDADSAKAPHFVLSQLGSDTKVTPKVSSLEVSNNQKGGILSIQYPQKSEGKELKILIQPETQHRARYLTEGSRGSVKDRTQQGFPTIKLEGVSEPVVLQVFVANDAGRVKPHGFYQACRVTGRNTTACKEVDIEGTTVIEVNLELTNSMTLAVDCVGILKLRNADVEARIGVAGSKKKSTRARLAFRVNIPRPDGSVLTLQALSSPILCTQPAGVPEILKKSLHSGSVTGGEEVFIIGKNFLKGTKVLFQENSTDESGWQAEAEIDMELFHQNHLVVKVPPYHDQTVTSPVSVGIAVVTNAGKTHDLQPFIYTPLTEKVEIPVKSELPVTVKACTFEEQIKAMQTETSCLNNVLMLPMVKREEPMEVSCNAAPSDIFKPVEALSSTQQILEISTVLPAATESFPSPVALQPIDSQQPSAQIFTTQETLSTIQKQDIPSPASFQVSLSEDTTVLQPVPPQVPQQFLRETPETLSPEDNSADDSGMVLLGIDSRNPPPQRSDRVQTLLPQDGVAQLERAVRELQAQQQLNSVLYSPTPSAEILQQHVQENMNSLRLGGNETTLTNQLQQKQEQNILENLQHQQQKALVDLQHQQTVLENLQQHQKVLENLQQQALGNIQQQQTHKVLENLQHQQQHHQNVLENIQQQSSIVTLQHQKVLDNLQQQQQHQKNLETLQHQEVIENLKQQLQSELLQTQIPMQCTPSFASEQQSSTQTNTLSQPSEGFLQNPPQQQLQQQTTLFQQTGGLMTIQTSSFLQQPSSQPSPPQPLFQTHNPLTETQDSQTVLFGTTKSPQVQATLFPGTMTMLTSTNLPTDQQAPSTSLFIAQSVLPSQLSSDNNLNQQQQQIAFLTPMQTSGTEAQTVSIFQGQAQLSTLMEQQKSPQQQQQMATPQQATLFPNIATISPNQAQPPTQTGILFCTTTINPHDLPQALLFSGQNQASLASDRLPENVFQEQQPMQVVPSSENVTVNNTSNQPTASAAQPTPNTPIIFPQASVVSVAQQDSAEPMSFQDQSTVVSDSSANMPSTRTELFQDQQPMQVVPSATSVTPVSPTDQPSVNIFLPQSAISALQGGVSAQELPTTATAATIFSGQSGVAGGSLQNTTSSAPHQTPSQLFQTAIGGTLSQPGQPGQAGLFLFEIPSVECGPLMNSPGPSLSDQLVTMGHPGSDQTQLQTSAQIHPLLDQSNNLDDKIDELLEHFQEHEKTLPRDFLDH, from the exons ATGCCCTCGGATTTTATATCTCTTCTGAGCGCCGATATCGACCCCAGTTCTCCCAAATCGCTCTATTCCAAAG AGTCGGTGTATGACCTGCTCCCTAAAGAGCTGCAGCTGCCCTCGATCGTACAGCAGGACAGTCCCAGCATGAGCCAGAAGAGCGGAGGAGAGGCCGGACCTCCTCCTCCGGCGGCCCTGGCCTCAG ATGCTGCTGCCACTTGCGCCGCTGCCTCCTCCCCTGGAGGACTCAGTACACTTCCTTCCTGTCCCAGCATGCTCTCTGCTACCTCAGCCCCAGAGCAGGCTTCCAGGCTCCACAGCGGTCCTGCCGCAGAGGGGATGCCAGAGAGGATGGGTGTGGAGCCTGGATCAGTGGTGTCTGTCAGTGCGGTAGATACTGTCGGAGCCACACAGAGCCAGGCGACTCCCTCGAAGCGGCGGACCGTCCTGAGCATCTCGCCCCCTCCAGAGGACCTGCTGGATGACAGTCGCATGTCCTGCCAGGATGATGTGCTTCCCAACCCGGACTCGGAGCAGAGCAGCAGTATGTGGATGGATGACTCTGTGTCCAACTTTAGCATGGGCAGCAGCAGTTCATACAACGACAATACTGAAGTGCCCAGAAAGTCCCGGAAGAGAACTCCTCGCCAGCGGCCGGGGCCAAAGCCTGCGGCCCGAGAAGAAGCCAGCATGGACGTGTTTGATGCAGACAGCGCTAAAGCGCCGCACTTTGTTCTTTCACAATTGGGTTCAGACACCAAAGTCACACCCAAAGTGAG CTCCCTGGAAGTGTCAAACAATCAGAAGGGGGGCATTCTTTCCATTCAATACCCTCAGAAGAGCGAAGGGAAGGAACTGAAGATCTTGATTCAGCCGGAGACGCAGCACAGAGCACGATACCTGACGGAGGGAAGTAGGGGATCCGTCAAAGACCGTACACAGCAAGGATTTCCTACAATCAAA TTAGAGGGAGTCAGTGAACCAGTGGTGCTCCAAGTGTTTGTGGCTAATGACGCTGGACGTGTGAAGCCTCATGGGTTTTATCAAGCCTGCAGAGTGACGGGCCGCAACACAACGGCCTGTAAGGAAGTGGATATCGAAGGGACCACAGTTATTGAAGTGAACCTTGAGCTGACCAACTCTATGACCCTAGC CGTGGACTGTGTTGGCATCTTGAAGCTGAGGAATGCCGATGTTGAAGCTCGTATAGGGGTTGCTGGCTCCAAAAAGAAGAGCACACGAGCTCGTTTGGCCTTTAGAGTCAACATCCCGAGACCTGATGGATCTGTCCTAACCCTCCAGGCCCTCTCCTCTCCTATCTTATGTA CTCAACCAGCTGGAGTGCCTGAAATCCTTAAAAAGAGTCTTCACAGTGGCTCTGTCACAGGGGGAGAGGAAGTCTTTATCATCGGAAAGAACTTTCTCAAAGGAACCAAAGTTCTTTTTCAGGAAAATTCTACAG ATGAAAGTGGCTGGCAGGCCGAAGCAGAAATTGACATGGAACTTTTTCATCAG AATCATCTAGTGGTGAAGGTCCCCCCATATCATGACCAGACAGTGACCTCCCCGGTGTCCGTAGGGATTGCTGTAGTGACAAACGCAGGGAAAACACATGATCTACAGCCTTTTATCTACACTCCTCTAACAG AGAAGGTTGAAATACCAGTGAAATCAGAACTGCCAGTCACAGTCAAGGCTTGTACCTTTGAAGAGCAGATAAAAG CAATGCAAACTGAGACCAGTTGTCTAAACAATGTCTTAATGTTACCTATGGTCAAACGTGAAGAACCTATGGAAGTTTCCTGTAATGCAGCACCTTCAGACATTTTTAAG cctGTAGAGGCCCTTAGTTCAACCCAACAAATCTTGGAGATAAGTACTGTGCTTCCCGCTGCCACTGAGTCTTTTCCAAGTCCTGTGGCTCTTCAACCCATTGACTCACAACAGCCATCAGCTCAAATATTTACAACTCAAGAAACCTTATCCACCATACAGAAGCAGGACATACCTTCACCTGCATCGTTCCAAGTGTCTTTGTCGGAAGACACAACAGTTCTCCAGCCTGTTCCCCCTCAGGTCCCTCAGCAGTTCTTGCGGGAAACCCCAGAAACTTTGTCTCCAGAGGATAACAGTGCAGATGACAGTGGAATGGTATTGTTGGGCATAGACTCTCGGAATCCTCCACCCCAGCGTTCAGACAGAGTTCAGACTCTTTTGCCCCAGGATGGTGTTGCACAGCTAGAGAGAGCAGTAAGAGAGCTGCAAGCACAACAACAGCTAAATTCTGTACTTTATAGCCCGACACCATCTGCAGAGATCCTTCAGCAACATGTCCAGGAAAACATGAACAGTTTAAGGTTGGGTGGAAATGAGACAACTCTAACAAACCAGCTACAGCAGAAGCAAGAGCAGAATATATTAGAGAATCTGCAGCATCAGCAACAGAAAGCACTTGTGGATCTGCAACATCAACAGACAGTCCTTGAAAATTTGCAGCAACATCAGAAGGTCTTGGAAAATCTCCAGCAACAGGCTCTTGGCAACATTCAGCAGCAGCAGACACACAAAGTTTTGGAGAATCTACAGCATCAACAGCAGCACCACCAGAATGTCCTGGAAAACATTCAGCAGCAAAGTTCCATAGTGACTCTGCAGCACCAAAAAGTTCTTGATAATCTTCAACAGCAGCAACAGCATCAGAAAAATTTAGAAACTCTTCAGCATCAGGAAGTAATAGAGAACCTAAAGCAACAATTGCAGTCAGAGCTCTTGCAGACACAGATTCCAATGCAGTGCACACCTAGCTTCGCTAGCGAACAGCAAAGCTCCACACAGACTAATACTCTATCGCAGCCCTCTGAAGGCTTCCTCCAGAACCCACCACAGCAGCAGTTGCAGCAGCAAACTACTCTTTTCCAACAGACAGGTGGTCTTATGACCATTCAGACATCAAGCTTTCTGCAGCAGCCATCCTCTCAACCCTCACCTCCACAGCCTCTTTTTCAAACTCATAACCCCTTGACTGAAACGCAAGACTCGCAGACAGTACTCTTTGGAACCACAAAGTCACCACAAGTCCAAGCAACTTTATTTCCTGGTACCATGACAATGCTAACAAGCACCAATCTACCTACAGATCAGCAGGCTCCTTCAACTAGCCTGTTTATTGCGCAGAGTGTGTTGCCTAGCCAGCTATCATCAGACAATAACCTGAACCAGCAGCAGCAACAGATAGCTTTCCTTACACCCATGCAGACATCTGGAACAGAAGCTCAGACTGTCTCAATATTTCAGGGACAAGCACAGTTGTCCACCCTAATGGAACAACAAAAGTCtccccaacaacaacaacagatggCAACACCCCAACAGGCCACTCTTTTTCCAAATATTGCCACAATATCCCCAAATCAAGCACAGCCACCAACACAGACAGGCATATTGTTCTGTACCACAACCATTAATCCCCATGATCTGCCCCAGGCTCTGCTGTTCAGTGGCCAGAACCAAGCTTCACTAGCAAGTGACCGTCTCCCAGAGAATGTCTTTCAGGAGCAGCAACCCATGCAAGTTGTTCCCAGCTCTGAAAATGTTACTGTGAACAACACTTCAAACCAGCCCACTGCCTCAGCAGCCCAGCCAACTCCGAATACACCAATTATTTTTCCACAAGCCAGTGTTGTAAGTGTTGCCCAACAAGATTCGGCAGAGCCCATGTCTTTTCAAGACCAGAGCACCGTTGTGAGTGACTCGTCTGCCAATATGCCTTCAACACGGACAGAACTTTTTCAGGACCAGCAACCTATGCAGGTTGTCCCCAGTGCCACCAGCGTAACCCCTGTCTCTCCTACGGACCAACCTTCTGTCAACATTTTTTTGCCTCAGTCAGCAATTTCGGCCCTGCAAGGTGGTGTAAGTGCTCAGGAGTTACCTACAACTGCCACAGCAGCCACCATCTTTAGTGGACAGAGTGGTGTGGCGGGCGGCAGTCTCCAGAACACCACATCTTCCGCCCCTCACCAAACTCCCAGTCAACTCTTTCAGACAGCTATTGGGGGAACTCTCAGCCAACCTGGACAGCCAGGACAAGCAGGACTTTTTCTTTTTGAGATTCCCAGTG TAGAATGTGGACCGCTAATGAATTCTCCTGGTCCGTCATTGTCAGATCAGCTTGTCACCATGGGCCATCCTGGTTCTGATCAGACCCAGCTTCAAACTAGTGCACAGATTCACCCCTTACTGGACCAGTCCAACAACCTTGATGATAAGATCGACGAACTTCTGGAACATTTTCAGGAGCACGAAAAGACGCTTCCTAGGGATTTCTTGGACCATTAA
- the LOC132125237 gene encoding nuclear factor of activated T-cells 5-like isoform X2: MPSDFISLLSADIDPSSPKSLYSKESVYDLLPKELQLPSIVQQDSPSMSQKSGGEAGPPPPAALASDAAATCAAASSPGGLSTLPSCPSMLSATSAPEQASRLHSGPAAEGMPERMGVEPGSVVSVSAVDTVGATQSQATPSKRRTVLSISPPPEDLLDDSRMSCQDDVLPNPDSEQSSSMWMDDSVSNFSMGSSSSYNDNTEVPRKSRKRTPRQRPGPKPAAREEASMDVFDADSAKAPHFVLSQLGSDTKVTPKVSSLEVSNNQKGGILSIQYPQKSEGKELKILIQPETQHRARYLTEGSRGSVKDRTQQGFPTIKLEGVSEPVVLQVFVANDAGRVKPHGFYQACRVTGRNTTACKEVDIEGTTVIEVNLELTNSMTLAVDCVGILKLRNADVEARIGVAGSKKKSTRARLAFRVNIPRPDGSVLTLQALSSPILCTQPAGVPEILKKSLHSGSVTGGEEVFIIGKNFLKGTKVLFQENSTDESGWQAEAEIDMELFHQNHLVVKVPPYHDQTVTSPVSVGIAVVTNAGKTHDLQPFIYTPLTEKVEIPVKSELPVTVKACTFEEQIKAMQTETSCLNNVLMLPMVKREEPMEVSCNAAPSDIFKPVEALSSTQQILEISTVLPAATESFPSPVALQPIDSQQPSAQIFTTQETLSTIQKQDIPSPASFQVSLSEDTTVLQPVPPQVPQQFLRETPETLSPEDNSADDSGMVLLGIDSRNPPPQRSDRVQTLLPQDGVAQLERAVRELQAQQQLNSVLYSPTPSAEILQQHVQENMNSLRLGGNETTLTNQLQQKQEQNILENLQHQQQKALVDLQHQQTVLENLQQHQKVLENLQQQALGNIQQQQTHKVLENLQHQQQHHQNVLENIQQQSSIVTLQHQKVLDNLQQQQQHQKNLETLQHQEVIENLKQQLQSELLQTQIPMQCTPSFASEQQSSTQTNTLSQPSEGFLQNPPQQQLQQQTTLFQQTGGLMTIQTSSFLQQPSSQPSPPQPLFQTHNPLTETQDSQTVLFGTTKSPQVQATLFPGTMTMLTSTNLPTDQQAPSTSLFIAQSVLPSQLSSDNNLNQQQQQIAFLTPMQTSGTEAQTVSIFQGQAQLSTLMEQQKSPQQQQQMATPQQATLFPNIATISPNQAQPPTQTGILFCTTTINPHDLPQALLFSGQNQASLASDRLPENVFQEQQPMQVVPSSENVTVNNTSNQPTASAAQPTPNTPIIFPQASVVSVAQQDSAEPMSFQDQSTVVSDSSANMPSTRTELFQDQQPMQVVPSATSVTPVSPTDQPSVNIFLPQSAISALQGGVSAQELPTTATAATIFSGQSGVAGGSLQNTTSSAPHQTPSQLFQTAIGGTLSQPGQPGQAGLFLFEIPSECGPLMNSPGPSLSDQLVTMGHPGSDQTQLQTSAQIHPLLDQSNNLDDKIDELLEHFQEHEKTLPRDFLDH; this comes from the exons ATGCCCTCGGATTTTATATCTCTTCTGAGCGCCGATATCGACCCCAGTTCTCCCAAATCGCTCTATTCCAAAG AGTCGGTGTATGACCTGCTCCCTAAAGAGCTGCAGCTGCCCTCGATCGTACAGCAGGACAGTCCCAGCATGAGCCAGAAGAGCGGAGGAGAGGCCGGACCTCCTCCTCCGGCGGCCCTGGCCTCAG ATGCTGCTGCCACTTGCGCCGCTGCCTCCTCCCCTGGAGGACTCAGTACACTTCCTTCCTGTCCCAGCATGCTCTCTGCTACCTCAGCCCCAGAGCAGGCTTCCAGGCTCCACAGCGGTCCTGCCGCAGAGGGGATGCCAGAGAGGATGGGTGTGGAGCCTGGATCAGTGGTGTCTGTCAGTGCGGTAGATACTGTCGGAGCCACACAGAGCCAGGCGACTCCCTCGAAGCGGCGGACCGTCCTGAGCATCTCGCCCCCTCCAGAGGACCTGCTGGATGACAGTCGCATGTCCTGCCAGGATGATGTGCTTCCCAACCCGGACTCGGAGCAGAGCAGCAGTATGTGGATGGATGACTCTGTGTCCAACTTTAGCATGGGCAGCAGCAGTTCATACAACGACAATACTGAAGTGCCCAGAAAGTCCCGGAAGAGAACTCCTCGCCAGCGGCCGGGGCCAAAGCCTGCGGCCCGAGAAGAAGCCAGCATGGACGTGTTTGATGCAGACAGCGCTAAAGCGCCGCACTTTGTTCTTTCACAATTGGGTTCAGACACCAAAGTCACACCCAAAGTGAG CTCCCTGGAAGTGTCAAACAATCAGAAGGGGGGCATTCTTTCCATTCAATACCCTCAGAAGAGCGAAGGGAAGGAACTGAAGATCTTGATTCAGCCGGAGACGCAGCACAGAGCACGATACCTGACGGAGGGAAGTAGGGGATCCGTCAAAGACCGTACACAGCAAGGATTTCCTACAATCAAA TTAGAGGGAGTCAGTGAACCAGTGGTGCTCCAAGTGTTTGTGGCTAATGACGCTGGACGTGTGAAGCCTCATGGGTTTTATCAAGCCTGCAGAGTGACGGGCCGCAACACAACGGCCTGTAAGGAAGTGGATATCGAAGGGACCACAGTTATTGAAGTGAACCTTGAGCTGACCAACTCTATGACCCTAGC CGTGGACTGTGTTGGCATCTTGAAGCTGAGGAATGCCGATGTTGAAGCTCGTATAGGGGTTGCTGGCTCCAAAAAGAAGAGCACACGAGCTCGTTTGGCCTTTAGAGTCAACATCCCGAGACCTGATGGATCTGTCCTAACCCTCCAGGCCCTCTCCTCTCCTATCTTATGTA CTCAACCAGCTGGAGTGCCTGAAATCCTTAAAAAGAGTCTTCACAGTGGCTCTGTCACAGGGGGAGAGGAAGTCTTTATCATCGGAAAGAACTTTCTCAAAGGAACCAAAGTTCTTTTTCAGGAAAATTCTACAG ATGAAAGTGGCTGGCAGGCCGAAGCAGAAATTGACATGGAACTTTTTCATCAG AATCATCTAGTGGTGAAGGTCCCCCCATATCATGACCAGACAGTGACCTCCCCGGTGTCCGTAGGGATTGCTGTAGTGACAAACGCAGGGAAAACACATGATCTACAGCCTTTTATCTACACTCCTCTAACAG AGAAGGTTGAAATACCAGTGAAATCAGAACTGCCAGTCACAGTCAAGGCTTGTACCTTTGAAGAGCAGATAAAAG CAATGCAAACTGAGACCAGTTGTCTAAACAATGTCTTAATGTTACCTATGGTCAAACGTGAAGAACCTATGGAAGTTTCCTGTAATGCAGCACCTTCAGACATTTTTAAG cctGTAGAGGCCCTTAGTTCAACCCAACAAATCTTGGAGATAAGTACTGTGCTTCCCGCTGCCACTGAGTCTTTTCCAAGTCCTGTGGCTCTTCAACCCATTGACTCACAACAGCCATCAGCTCAAATATTTACAACTCAAGAAACCTTATCCACCATACAGAAGCAGGACATACCTTCACCTGCATCGTTCCAAGTGTCTTTGTCGGAAGACACAACAGTTCTCCAGCCTGTTCCCCCTCAGGTCCCTCAGCAGTTCTTGCGGGAAACCCCAGAAACTTTGTCTCCAGAGGATAACAGTGCAGATGACAGTGGAATGGTATTGTTGGGCATAGACTCTCGGAATCCTCCACCCCAGCGTTCAGACAGAGTTCAGACTCTTTTGCCCCAGGATGGTGTTGCACAGCTAGAGAGAGCAGTAAGAGAGCTGCAAGCACAACAACAGCTAAATTCTGTACTTTATAGCCCGACACCATCTGCAGAGATCCTTCAGCAACATGTCCAGGAAAACATGAACAGTTTAAGGTTGGGTGGAAATGAGACAACTCTAACAAACCAGCTACAGCAGAAGCAAGAGCAGAATATATTAGAGAATCTGCAGCATCAGCAACAGAAAGCACTTGTGGATCTGCAACATCAACAGACAGTCCTTGAAAATTTGCAGCAACATCAGAAGGTCTTGGAAAATCTCCAGCAACAGGCTCTTGGCAACATTCAGCAGCAGCAGACACACAAAGTTTTGGAGAATCTACAGCATCAACAGCAGCACCACCAGAATGTCCTGGAAAACATTCAGCAGCAAAGTTCCATAGTGACTCTGCAGCACCAAAAAGTTCTTGATAATCTTCAACAGCAGCAACAGCATCAGAAAAATTTAGAAACTCTTCAGCATCAGGAAGTAATAGAGAACCTAAAGCAACAATTGCAGTCAGAGCTCTTGCAGACACAGATTCCAATGCAGTGCACACCTAGCTTCGCTAGCGAACAGCAAAGCTCCACACAGACTAATACTCTATCGCAGCCCTCTGAAGGCTTCCTCCAGAACCCACCACAGCAGCAGTTGCAGCAGCAAACTACTCTTTTCCAACAGACAGGTGGTCTTATGACCATTCAGACATCAAGCTTTCTGCAGCAGCCATCCTCTCAACCCTCACCTCCACAGCCTCTTTTTCAAACTCATAACCCCTTGACTGAAACGCAAGACTCGCAGACAGTACTCTTTGGAACCACAAAGTCACCACAAGTCCAAGCAACTTTATTTCCTGGTACCATGACAATGCTAACAAGCACCAATCTACCTACAGATCAGCAGGCTCCTTCAACTAGCCTGTTTATTGCGCAGAGTGTGTTGCCTAGCCAGCTATCATCAGACAATAACCTGAACCAGCAGCAGCAACAGATAGCTTTCCTTACACCCATGCAGACATCTGGAACAGAAGCTCAGACTGTCTCAATATTTCAGGGACAAGCACAGTTGTCCACCCTAATGGAACAACAAAAGTCtccccaacaacaacaacagatggCAACACCCCAACAGGCCACTCTTTTTCCAAATATTGCCACAATATCCCCAAATCAAGCACAGCCACCAACACAGACAGGCATATTGTTCTGTACCACAACCATTAATCCCCATGATCTGCCCCAGGCTCTGCTGTTCAGTGGCCAGAACCAAGCTTCACTAGCAAGTGACCGTCTCCCAGAGAATGTCTTTCAGGAGCAGCAACCCATGCAAGTTGTTCCCAGCTCTGAAAATGTTACTGTGAACAACACTTCAAACCAGCCCACTGCCTCAGCAGCCCAGCCAACTCCGAATACACCAATTATTTTTCCACAAGCCAGTGTTGTAAGTGTTGCCCAACAAGATTCGGCAGAGCCCATGTCTTTTCAAGACCAGAGCACCGTTGTGAGTGACTCGTCTGCCAATATGCCTTCAACACGGACAGAACTTTTTCAGGACCAGCAACCTATGCAGGTTGTCCCCAGTGCCACCAGCGTAACCCCTGTCTCTCCTACGGACCAACCTTCTGTCAACATTTTTTTGCCTCAGTCAGCAATTTCGGCCCTGCAAGGTGGTGTAAGTGCTCAGGAGTTACCTACAACTGCCACAGCAGCCACCATCTTTAGTGGACAGAGTGGTGTGGCGGGCGGCAGTCTCCAGAACACCACATCTTCCGCCCCTCACCAAACTCCCAGTCAACTCTTTCAGACAGCTATTGGGGGAACTCTCAGCCAACCTGGACAGCCAGGACAAGCAGGACTTTTTCTTTTTGAGATTCCCAGTG AATGTGGACCGCTAATGAATTCTCCTGGTCCGTCATTGTCAGATCAGCTTGTCACCATGGGCCATCCTGGTTCTGATCAGACCCAGCTTCAAACTAGTGCACAGATTCACCCCTTACTGGACCAGTCCAACAACCTTGATGATAAGATCGACGAACTTCTGGAACATTTTCAGGAGCACGAAAAGACGCTTCCTAGGGATTTCTTGGACCATTAA